In the genome of Pempheris klunzingeri isolate RE-2024b chromosome 11, fPemKlu1.hap1, whole genome shotgun sequence, one region contains:
- the lhfpl4b gene encoding LHFPL tetraspan subfamily member 3 protein: MSVSPALADLSRLYQTEFVRSARAVGVLWAVCTLCFAIIQVVVLVQPSWIGTADTRHQGAGPPPPSGTLGLFEVCVDSDWPVPDCRGGLSSLSPLPSFQSVAVLVGVSLWAVWTSVLCLSLFRFCSAATVYKICAWLQLTAGFCLALACLLFPDSWESPEMRALCGDSVGSFSPGNCSVHWAYILAILGVLDAAILATLAFVLANRQDALLPPDTKDVTTGLLMSA; the protein is encoded by the exons ATGTCGGTGTCTCCCGCCCTCGCCGACCTCTCTCGTCTCTATCAGACGGAGTTTGTTCGGAGTGCCCGGGCGGTCGGCGTCCTGTGGGCCGTGTGCACGCTCTGCTTCGCCATCATCCAGGTGGTCGTCCTGGTGCAGCCGTCCTGGATCGGTACTGCTGACACTCGCCACCAGGGGGCGGGACCGCCCCCCCCCAGCGGCACCCTGGGACTGTTTGAG gtgtgtgtggactcAGACTGGCCGGTCCCGGACTGTCGTGGTggtctgtccagtctgtctcCTCTGCCGTCCTTCCAGTCGGTGGcggtgttggtgggagtgtcTCTGTGGGCCGTGTGGACCAGCGTCCTCTGTCTCAGTCTCTTCAGGTTCTGCAGCGCTGCAACTGTCTACAAGATCTGTGCATGGCTGCAGCTCACCGCAG GTTTCTGTCTGGCGTTGGCTTGTCTTCTGTTTCCAGATTCGTGGGAGAGTCCAGAGATGAGAGCGCTGTGCGGAGACTCG GTGGGCAGCTTCTCTCCAGGTAACTGTTCCGTCCACTGGGCCTACATCCTCGCCATTCTGGGCGTTCTGGATGCCGCCATCTTGGCCACGTTGGCCTTCGTCCTTGCCAACAGACAGGACGCCCTGCTGCCGCCAGACACCAAGGACG TGACCACGGGGCTGCTGATGTCGGCGTAG